A region of Rhodanobacteraceae bacterium DNA encodes the following proteins:
- a CDS encoding Sulfur carrier protein ThiS, whose product MRIFLNGQPHECAAESTIAGLLAEAGYAGRRVAVEVNREIVPRSRHGQHMLREDDRVEIVQAIGGG is encoded by the coding sequence ATGCGTATTTTTCTCAACGGCCAACCGCACGAATGCGCGGCGGAATCCACCATCGCCGGCCTGCTCGCCGAAGCCGGTTACGCCGGACGCCGCGTCGCGGTCGAGGTCAATCGCGAAATCGTGCCGCGCAGCCGGCACGGTCAACATATGCTGCGCGAAGACGACCGCGTCGAAATCGTGCAGGCGATTGGGGGAGGGTGA
- a CDS encoding Transcriptional repressor, BlaI/MecI family: MTGLKQTLSRPTEAELAILQVLWEHGACTVRDVHEVLHERDGTGYTTALKQLQIMFDKGLVERDESQRAHVYRAAVSKERTQKRFLADMVKRVFDGSPSRLVLQALGDHKASREELREIRALLNQLDQDAGK; the protein is encoded by the coding sequence ATGACCGGTCTCAAGCAGACCCTGTCCCGGCCCACCGAGGCCGAACTGGCAATCCTGCAGGTGCTGTGGGAACACGGCGCCTGCACGGTCCGCGACGTGCACGAAGTGCTGCATGAACGTGACGGCACCGGCTACACGACCGCGCTGAAACAGTTGCAGATCATGTTCGACAAGGGCCTGGTCGAACGTGATGAGTCGCAGCGCGCGCACGTGTATCGCGCCGCGGTCAGCAAGGAGCGGACCCAGAAGCGTTTCCTGGCCGACATGGTCAAGCGCGTGTTCGACGGTTCGCCCTCGCGTCTGGTGTTGCAGGCGCTGGGTGACCACAAGGCCAGTCGCGAGGAGTTGCGTGAAATCCGCGCGCTGCTGAACCAACTCGACCAGGATGCCGGCAAGTGA
- a CDS encoding Ribosomal protein S6--L-glutamate ligase, with product MKIAILSRNSRLYSTTRLVAAARARGHRVRVLDPLRCYMRIASDGFSVHYGGRALKGIDAVIPRIGASVTFYGTAVLRQFEMMGVYTPNPSEAVLRARDKLRSLQILARHGIDLPVTVFGDNPDDTTDLLNMLGAPPHVIKLNEGAQGSGVVLAEKPAASQSVIEAFRGLYANFLVQEFVREANGRDIRCFVVGDRVVAAMQRVAVDGDFRANLHRGGSGSAVRLSAAERRIALRAAEVLGLGIAGVDLLRSNRGPLVLEVNASPGLEGIEAVSGVDVADAVIRHVETMLA from the coding sequence GTGAAAATCGCGATCCTGTCCCGCAATTCGCGCTTGTATTCCACGACGCGGCTGGTCGCGGCCGCGCGCGCGCGTGGGCACAGGGTGCGGGTGCTCGATCCGTTGCGCTGCTACATGCGGATCGCCAGCGATGGGTTCAGCGTGCACTACGGTGGGCGTGCCCTGAAAGGCATCGACGCGGTGATCCCGCGGATCGGCGCTTCGGTGACCTTCTATGGTACCGCGGTGTTGCGCCAGTTCGAGATGATGGGCGTGTACACGCCCAATCCGTCAGAGGCGGTGCTGCGCGCGCGCGACAAGTTGCGCAGCCTGCAGATCCTTGCCCGGCACGGCATCGACCTGCCGGTGACGGTGTTCGGCGACAACCCGGACGACACCACGGACCTGCTCAACATGCTGGGCGCGCCGCCGCACGTGATCAAGCTCAACGAGGGCGCGCAGGGTTCGGGCGTGGTGCTGGCGGAAAAACCCGCCGCGTCGCAGAGCGTGATCGAGGCGTTCCGCGGCCTGTACGCCAACTTCCTGGTGCAGGAATTCGTGCGCGAGGCGAACGGGCGCGACATCCGCTGCTTCGTGGTCGGCGACCGCGTGGTTGCGGCGATGCAGCGCGTCGCGGTGGATGGCGACTTCCGCGCCAACCTGCACCGCGGCGGCAGCGGCAGTGCGGTCAGGCTTTCCGCGGCGGAACGGCGCATCGCGTTGCGCGCGGCCGAGGTGCTGGGGCTCGGCATCGCCGGGGTCGATCTGCTGCGTTCGAATCGCGGTCCGCTGGTGCTGGAAGTCAACGCTTCGCCGGGTCTGGAGGGTATCGAGGCCGTGTCCGGGGTGGACGTAGCGGATGCGGTGATCCGGCACGTCGAAACCATGCTTGCGTGA
- a CDS encoding Exonuclease SbcC — translation MSRIRFLRSLLVMGGVCALVLAGAATVQAQQYDASQSYDSSQGYDAADQSPGRVARLAYLSGQVQFAPAGENDWGSVEINRPMVIGDRLLTGDDGRAVLELGDASVRIDNDSAFDFLNLDDNNVQIELSQGTLNLAVRQLAQGENFEVDTPTVAFVASTPGVYRIDDNPSGTGSMVTVFRGSGTVYGENGASRQVEEGTSYRFNDSALASVDVTGLPQEDDFDRFCAARDTNYQRYAQQQQQYIPPDMIGGDDLYQYGQWNDTPEYGNVWYPSSVPTGWAPYRYGHWAWIDPWGWTWVDNEPWGFAPFHYGRWVYVGDRWGWMPGPVDVRPVYAPALVAFIGGSGLSLSISIGGGGPVGWFPLGPRDVYTPWFPASRNYFTNVNVTNIRNVYVNKTVINNFYGDYRAGRVPPRGGRDYAYRTMPGAVTAVPRDVFTDARPVHPAVLRLDRTQLARTQIAMRPDANPGTASLGLRRPTTHPIAVRGREPFAQPVVARHQPPPRPVEFAAREKVIASQHGQPLTNAQLQNLQRTQATPRNERVKLVPVVAGAAAGAAALGAMRHGATPLRPTEQPARPGVVQRPAEPSTRRVAPGEPPYTNTVHPIQGPQNPARNAPPRPNELPSVRFAHPGESRTLPRASVIRPAGEPPAAAQGRLPVVKPVERAPQSLDQRARQRQQQANFEAQQRAREQQAQQQRQLQEQTQQRMRAQQADQQRAREQQMQQQRQAQMQEQQRAREQQMQQQRQAQMQEQQRAREQQMQQQREAQMQAQQRAREQQMQQQQQQQRAMQMQEQQRAMQMQRQQQMQQMREREVQRAPQPRSQPAPQRREPPPSKHPPESSGNPYR, via the coding sequence ATGTCCCGTATTCGTTTTCTGCGTTCGCTGCTGGTGATGGGTGGCGTGTGTGCCTTGGTGCTGGCGGGCGCAGCCACCGTGCAGGCGCAACAGTACGACGCCTCGCAGTCCTACGATTCGTCGCAGGGCTACGACGCGGCTGACCAGTCGCCGGGCCGGGTGGCGCGGCTGGCTTATCTTTCCGGCCAGGTGCAGTTCGCGCCCGCCGGCGAGAATGATTGGGGCTCGGTCGAGATCAACCGCCCGATGGTGATCGGCGATCGCCTGCTGACCGGCGACGACGGCCGCGCGGTATTGGAACTCGGCGACGCCTCGGTGCGCATCGACAACGACAGCGCGTTCGATTTCCTCAACCTCGACGACAACAACGTCCAGATCGAACTCTCGCAGGGCACGTTGAACCTCGCGGTGCGCCAGCTCGCGCAGGGTGAGAACTTCGAGGTGGATACTCCTACCGTCGCGTTCGTGGCCTCGACCCCCGGCGTCTATCGCATCGACGACAACCCCAGCGGCACCGGCAGCATGGTGACCGTGTTCCGCGGGTCCGGCACGGTGTATGGCGAGAACGGCGCCAGCCGCCAGGTCGAGGAGGGAACCTCGTATCGCTTCAATGATTCGGCGCTGGCCAGCGTGGACGTCACCGGTCTGCCGCAGGAAGACGACTTCGATCGTTTCTGCGCGGCGCGCGACACCAACTACCAGCGTTACGCGCAGCAACAGCAGCAGTACATCCCGCCCGACATGATCGGCGGCGACGACCTCTACCAGTACGGCCAGTGGAACGACACGCCGGAATACGGCAATGTGTGGTACCCGAGTTCCGTGCCGACCGGCTGGGCGCCCTATCGCTACGGCCACTGGGCGTGGATCGATCCTTGGGGCTGGACCTGGGTGGACAACGAGCCCTGGGGCTTCGCGCCGTTCCACTACGGCCGCTGGGTGTACGTTGGCGACCGCTGGGGCTGGATGCCCGGGCCGGTCGACGTACGCCCCGTGTATGCGCCGGCGCTGGTGGCCTTCATCGGCGGCTCGGGACTTTCGCTCTCGATCAGCATCGGCGGCGGCGGCCCGGTCGGCTGGTTCCCGTTGGGGCCGCGCGATGTGTACACGCCGTGGTTCCCCGCCTCGCGAAACTACTTCACCAACGTCAACGTCACCAACATCCGCAACGTGTACGTCAACAAGACGGTGATCAACAACTTCTACGGCGATTACCGTGCGGGCCGCGTGCCGCCACGCGGCGGCCGCGACTACGCCTACCGCACCATGCCGGGCGCGGTGACCGCGGTGCCGCGCGACGTGTTCACCGACGCGCGGCCGGTGCATCCAGCGGTATTGCGGCTGGATCGCACGCAGCTCGCCCGCACGCAGATCGCGATGCGGCCCGACGCCAATCCCGGCACGGCCAGCCTGGGCCTGAGACGCCCGACCACGCACCCGATCGCCGTGCGCGGACGCGAGCCGTTCGCGCAACCGGTGGTCGCGCGCCACCAGCCGCCGCCGCGGCCGGTCGAATTCGCCGCGCGCGAGAAGGTCATTGCCAGCCAGCACGGCCAGCCCTTGACCAACGCGCAACTCCAGAACCTGCAGCGGACGCAAGCGACGCCACGCAACGAGCGCGTGAAGCTGGTGCCCGTGGTGGCCGGCGCAGCCGCCGGTGCAGCCGCGCTCGGCGCGATGCGCCACGGCGCGACGCCTTTGCGTCCGACCGAACAGCCTGCCCGCCCAGGCGTGGTGCAGCGTCCCGCCGAGCCTTCGACAAGACGCGTCGCGCCGGGCGAGCCGCCATACACGAACACGGTGCATCCGATCCAAGGGCCGCAGAATCCAGCACGCAATGCGCCGCCGCGCCCGAACGAACTGCCCAGCGTTCGCTTCGCGCACCCCGGCGAATCCCGCACTCTGCCGCGCGCATCCGTCATCCGGCCGGCTGGTGAACCTCCCGCCGCGGCGCAGGGACGGCTGCCGGTCGTGAAACCGGTCGAACGCGCGCCACAGTCGCTCGACCAGCGCGCCAGACAACGCCAGCAACAGGCGAACTTCGAAGCCCAGCAACGTGCACGCGAGCAACAGGCGCAGCAGCAACGCCAATTGCAGGAGCAGACGCAGCAACGCATGCGCGCGCAGCAGGCCGATCAGCAACGCGCACGCGAGCAGCAGATGCAGCAACAACGCCAGGCACAAATGCAGGAACAGCAGCGCGCACGCGAACAGCAAATGCAGCAGCAACGCCAGGCGCAAATGCAGGAACAACAGCGCGCGCGCGAGCAGCAGATGCAGCAGCAACGCGAAGCACAAATGCAGGCGCAGCAACGTGCACGCGAGCAGCAAATGCAACAACAGCAGCAACAGCAGCGTGCCATGCAGATGCAGGAGCAACAGCGCGCCATGCAAATGCAGCGTCAGCAGCAAATGCAGCAGATGCGCGAACGTGAAGTCCAGCGCGCACCGCAACCACGAAGCCAGCCCGCACCGCAGCGCCGCGAACCTCCGCCGAGCAAGCACCCACCCGAGAGCAGCGGCAACCCGTACCGCTGA